The sequence below is a genomic window from Artemia franciscana unplaced genomic scaffold, ASM3288406v1 PGA_scaffold_112, whole genome shotgun sequence.
ttttagtCACGTCAAATTTACatacatcagtattgcaatgacaTAATGTGCCAACACAttttgaactgaaattaaaagtatcttattttatttttaataaatgttattttatcttAGTTCTCTGTTCTAAATCTCTATAgtaattatttaaacaaaaaaaatatttatagtgtTTTATCAGAAACTATCTAACccttttctaagtttttaattgaaactagaGAAATACCTGAAGATGGTAAAaggagttttattttctattaggtTAGATCCACTTATGGCTTATAAAGAAATATTCAACAGaataaaaattagtaaattaaccgttttcaacaaaaaaaaaatgaacttaatGAAATCAAATTACCAAAATTACATCGATGACGCATGAGACGCTCAAAAATGTAAGTGGCTAAGTATAAAATGCCAAGGATACAAACTCTCTACAAATGGTTTTAAAAGTACTTTTATAATGCCGAGAGGACAAATGAACAATCTAAAACATCAAACTTGGAAATACCAAGTTGGGCAGCTAAGATAAAGGgtattaaaattgtttaaagtTAAGATTAACGAGAATAAAGAACAAATatggtgacgtcatttttattgaaatctaTAATGCAATGATGGTATGCACCAACATAATTTTAGTTTGAACTCAAAAGTATCTTATTGTTCGTAATAAATGCAATTTATCTTAGTTGTCAAATTATAACTTAATCGTTATAACTTAACATACAAAGTTATAACGTAATCTGCCAAAGTGCTTATGATGTTTCATTACAAAGtactgttttttaaataattctagagAAATACCTTAGAATTTttgaataagttttattttcttttagattgAATTCATCTATTGAATAAAAGAGAGAtatgacattaaaattaactataaatatgcgtgttcGAATGCAAAACCATCAttctggtgaaatattttcagaccAATTGCTGACAAATGGAAACAGAATGttcccagttgactcaattcCAGGACGTATACAAATGCTTCCtcaattctgtaatttagtgacgcaCAAAATGATTTGGCTGAAAagttatttccaaatattctaactAATTATATAAATCATAAATTGCTAATTCAACGAGCGATTCTGGAATCCAAGAACAAAGACGTCAAAGAAATCAACAACATTATTCTGATCATGATTTGAGTTCTCGCAGTGATTTAAAAGTCAGTTGACAGAGTTAtgaaatcaaatgaagcggttaactatcaatcagaatttttaaatttccttgATCTCCCAGGGTTTTCAGCAAATGTGTgacaactaaaaataagcgtaccaataatactgttgtgaaatattaacccatcaaaattttgcaatGACATGCaacttgctgtaaaaaaaaatggaaaacgtaatagaggcaacaatcttgacagggccttccgagggtgaggctgttcttattcctcgcatttccATGAATCCAACAGATCTCCATTtgaagtataaaaaataaaattcccaatttgattagcatttgcaatcaacatcaacaaagctcaggggcaatcattgGAAAAATACGGTATAGATCttgataaaaattgtttttcacattgacaattatattttgcatgttttaGGGTCGGTAAACtggacaatctatttatttgcactgataatgggacagtgaagaatattttatatccacaagttttatgcatttaaaaattagcaccttgcatacttgttgcattttttttttgggggggggggggtttcggTTTGGGGCACAtaggaaattaccaaaagaaagcgtgtcgatgtTTTACAAGAGTAACGCAAAACCTGGCTTGCGActgaaaaagaaagcaaaaaagtaTGCGTTTCGAGGAATTACAAGAGTATAGAAAAGGAATTATCagttgtatatccgcaagttttactcatttaaaaataagcaccttgcacacgtgttgctggggcacgtttcggattaaaacaaataaagaagaaaaagaaaataaaaaagaagaaaaaaataggaaaaaataaaaaaaaagtttaacttttcttgaGGCGCAGcaaattcccattgtttcaccaatgaatttcaaggccttgcaatagggaaaaatcatcgactgggctgtacctgaataccAGTTGATAATTTTTACGTTGCTCTtgggattcctcggcacactttctctaggcattttctctttttgccgcaagcctgttttcacgttgttcttgtgattcctcggcaagctttgaAAACAGCCGCAAACCTTTTTTCACGTTGTTCATGTGATTCTTCAGCATGATTTTTTCGGTAGTTTCTCTTTAacccgcgagcctgttttcacatttttcttgtgattcctcggtgcgtttttttgttattgtccCTTTGAGCCACGAGCCTATTTaaacgttgttcttgtgattcctcggtacaattatttttagtaatttttctttaagacgCAAGCATGtattcacgttgttcttgtgattcctcggcacactttcttttcttactttctcgtttagccgcaagccttttggcataaaCTGTTTGAGCAGCTTctttggctgtttcttctgccattgtaagaatttatactaaattttatctttgaattaactcttttagcagcttcctcggctgtttcttctgccattgtaggatttatactgaaatttctcaTTGAATCTCCCCATTATaaacttataatgacgtcacatacaaagccttatatacttataatgacgtaatatgattacaaaaaaacaaacatataacttatttttatataaacagatatatgtatagatataaatatatatatatatatatatatatatatatatatatatatatatatatatatatatatatatatatatatatatatatatatattaccattTACCATTCTAAGATGGTAATCCCTTTTACCATTCTAAGATGAGCTTCACAAATTTTTGCTACTGttcttcatcagtgatagcattGCTGAATTGAATGCAGGTTGTGGAATTTCTCCCTGGGATCAGAGAACAATTGTTTCCCAGTTGTAATATCTTTtagagaataataataaaacagtgCAATCGATTTTATTTCGATaactgttcaaaacagcaatcgatttagTTTCTGCTTACAcgtataaaattgttatttccaccGACAAAACACCTACTGCAGAACATGTGCACATATACAATGCTCCAATTATCATCGAAGAGGTGATTggtatggtcggtgatcagttctaaCCTCGAGATATTGTTCTTTATGGGCGAAACTATCAGTTGACAGGAAATGCCGAAACTTATCGATACTACGATACCCTAcaatattctaaaatttttttgaattgagcCGACGGCTCTCACATTCAAGTTGAATTGATATATCCAGCCACTAagaaagaaatggataagaaaagTAGCACAATGAACAATTATGGCTATCGACTAATGATTCGTTAAGatgaagagaattatatttataaatgccgtcaattgtttcaccaataagTTGATAtatatgcaaagattgaataagaacgtttgctattgctccatctgaatcagaccaagctccactctgaacaattCTATTATTTGTGAGATGGaattgtaaatgacggtaatactaAAATTGGAAGAGTAACGATTCTACCTTCGTCATATTCTAGCAGTCACGGTCATATGTTTGAGTATGGTCAAGATGCCATTGCGTATATTCCTATCTATGGCAGTTCAGATTTGTTTATTACATTTACCTGTAATCCATCTTTGGACGACAAACAGCAACTTTTACTTCCTGGACAATTGCCGGTTCATAATCATTACATCCCGTGTTTTACGGTGAAAGTTGAAATCAATGATAAAtttcatagtaaaacttaaattgtttGGGCCAGTGCGATACTGATTGCACTCAGTGGAATGACAAAAGCGAGGTGTGctaaacacacacatatactaatatgtttatttaataaaattgcttctaatgaaattgacgatgtgatttccattaaaaatacctcctgtAGATGTCTATAGGGACTTACATGACATTGTGGTACAAAACATGacacatggaccttgcggtgaaaaaaaatgaaaattcaccatgcatgacAGAGGAaagtgcacaaagcaatatcctcaacTTTTAGTACCGAACACAATTAACGGCAATGATGGATACCCATTAAATAGATAAAGGTCTAACGAAGATGAAGGAAAAACAGCAATCATAAACTCTCTTAACCGTTAAAACAAAGTGGATAACCATTGGGTCGTTCCATAGTCacatttattatcaaaaacatacaATGCGCAAATATGTGTGGAATATTGTAATTCTGTAAAGGagatcaaatacatatgtaaatacgtcaacaaaggcagcgacatggcagtttttgacTTGCTGTCGGAAagcagtgatatcgatgaagtCGTAAAATATCAGGCTGGGATATACAAAAGCAGTAATGAAACAGTGTTGCGAATTCTTCATTTCTGATACTCCGACGAAGTCAGGCTGTTGTCAACTtagtggtacatttacagaatggtctacttgtttttttttttttagaatccaacgtgcaacaaagagccctgtatccaccggatacaacttTAACTACTTTCTTTGCGTTATgtcaaaattattcttttgcaaaaaaaaaacttttttattctgattAGCCTAAGTTagacacgtggaatgctaacaAAAAATCATTCGAACGTCAAAATGGGGTGAGttagtcgacggccaacctaacttcttcaaagaaaccacgataggaagaatcTCCACCAGTTATTCCAATCAAGATGAATGCTTTTTTCTACACCTGCTTTTGGTTAATTTACACGGCCCGGCAtcctttgagcatttgagaTTTTCAAACGggactatacatgacacttattgtattgcatgccaagctctgtaTTCATTGAAGAACGACCAACACTGGGATCATTGCATCAATGAcccgtgcgaaacgtcaactcaaAGTCAAATTCTTGTATTGTTTGGAACCATAttgacaacttgctctccttcatctacTGTACAGTTATGGTAGAAATACAAATCGTAAATGGCCGAGGATTTACTCCAGCAAATATGACTAGAGGGGTCATCGGACTTTTCAACAGAAGTTTATAGCTGCAAATTAGTTATgatagaagatttgtgcttatctacgacaaacaaacttctcaagcattttgGAATACCCTACCATTtactctgtaggtagcaaaccCATTATCCCAGGACATACATTTGTCTGTAAACctatcccttaaagtttcatttttctaatctgACCCCTTTCCAATacagcaaaaagtagctaaactagaattttaccttacaTTTTATAAAAACTGCCCATATTTCAACATTATTTTCACTAACTTTTTTGTAAAGattcctttaaaaatatattcttattAGGCTTGTATGCTTAGGCCTTTTTAGACAAAGAAATCCTTTAgacaaatattttggaaaaaaacagttTGATTTCAGGGAAgagtagaggatgtgtcaaccagTTTTTCACTACTTGCTTATTAGTTGAGAAATGCCTGAGTCATAAAACAACTTTAGTCctcattttaatatattataaggTAGCGTTTAATTTAGCTGAGAGATGAGTGATAGTGAAGGATCTTATAAGGTATGCAAGtcaaatttattaaagttattagTGCTCTGTAATTAATGTTATGATTACAGCACTTTTACGATTACGGTAGGAAATGAGGGTTTGTAGCTAGTTTCATATTAAATCGGGAGTtcagaaggttttttttctttctccttttatatggataatttttATCGGTTTTGTCTTAAGGGGTAcaaaaaggcaatgggagaacacaaAACCGAATGGGGAAGTAAATGTATCCTTTATTTAAGCCGGATATTATACCAATTATTTAAGCTTCGTAAATGAAAGTGTGAGGAAAATGAATGCACCTTGAACTTTGTGAAAAATCGGGGTTCTAAAACAGGTTTAAAAATTACTATCGAGTAAACATAGTCACTTTAGCTAGGGAtaagtgaagctgaaaataagaCGTTGGGCAATGAAAAGATTAATTAAGAAGATATTTATAATTACCTTATTACTACAGAATCTAAGagaagtgaagatgttaaaagcagaacAGCCAAccctcaatctttttttttcaagaaatggaatgattttggaagaataagaaaaaaattatgcaagtcaaaattaaaataatgaagGCTACAGTAATGAAAGCATTCTATTATGGGCTGGAGGCCTGGAAACCTAAGAAATAGGAAGATGTTTTCTAGATTGTTAgttgtctacggattgttctggacacccggctgactgaccgcgTTTCAAACAGCAGGCTGTTTAAAGAGTTTAGTTTAATACCGCTTTTTAGTGCTATAATGAGAGGAAGGTTGTGATGGCTAGGGTAGTTTCTGTGGAGGAAGggtgacagattaccaaagttTGCCATTTTTGGCAAACTGTCTCGGCATGTATGTAAATCGGGTCATCCGTGGTTTTGGTGGGAGGATATCTTAAAGTACAATTTcatgaaaatggaaaattcatgggaaggtgtaaagaagAAGGCTTAAAACAGATTAGCTTTGAGTAGGAACCTGTGTAACTGATTAGACCTCATGCTGCTAATTACCGCAGTTAGTTGTTTTTATTAGCTATAGTAGATATTTCTGCCTACCAACTAGTTCCACTGGTACATAATGAATTTTCAACAAATTAACAGGAACAAATAAGCCATATCCAGCTTATGCGTATAGATATGTAGATTGAACATGTTCAAACTTATTATTCCGACCTAGCTTTGCAGAATATACTTGGGGAGTTTTTTAATATATCACTTGAGAAGTGGGACAATAAGGATTTATTTCCATAGTTCTCAGGCTGGTCAGTCAAAACATTATATAGAAGTTGCTGGAAATATTGTATTAGTGTTGTTTGGTGATATAATAGTGTTGTTTTAGCGTTAATTATTCAAAGACACTTAAATAGCTATATATGTATTCATAGTATATCAGACAATATTTTATAACTTAGAATTTCTTTTGCGAGtaattaaagatttttgtttttctggcttttcaaaatagttcataTAAAAATTGGAAGTTAACATATTGAAGGTTTTCTGTTAAAGGAAAAATAAGATAACTGTTTTCtgttaaaggaaaaataaagttaaagctatagaaaaagaagataatttGTTCGAACAATATTGTAAACTAAGTatgcaaaagcatagttattttgTATTGTGTCCTATGAGAGAAAAGCATTCATATTGTTTTatcaatattatttattaatgtatGTAATTGTGAACAACTTCTGAAGAAAATCGGTGATAAGTAAGCAAGGAAAGTAGGGTTCTGACCAGTGTTGGTGaccttagaaaaataaaatattaacaaactggtataaaatcttaaaacaaactaGTGGACCATAACCAAAATAGCAAACTCTAAATaatataattctattttttgaatttgcATCTGGATACTTTTATTAACGGAAAAAATAACGAAgaaactaaactaaaatttaaaaaatattataataacatTGAAAGCAGAAACTAGCAAAATGGTGAAAAATATATAGGCTGCTTTAAATTCCATCTCGCTATAGACTCTTTGTAtaacagttgaaaaaagatgtttccaaaaaaattttaaaaaaaggagtataaaaaattttgtgTTCTCATGGATAATGTTATACTGGAAGAATAAGCTAAGCTTTAAAGATAGGTCCCAACAGCATGAATAtgcaataaataatttattaatacaaaaatacgGATACTTTTGGGTCAATAGTGCAGagcattttcacttttttttagtgtagtAAACCATACGAaggaacaaaaacaataaatacttCTTTTgcacttttaaaattttttaagaaataataacAGGTTAAAATCCTCTATGAGGACATAAGTGTTAATAGAAatgatgagaaaaataaatttatttgcaaTAACTTACTAAAAATACAACTTAGAATATCTAATTCATTAAACTTTAAACTTGTATATAACAAAACCCGAAAAAGTGTCAAACTTACActcaaatttcaatttaaaattatttcaggAAATAGTCAATTTCCTTTTGCTAGAATAgcaataatattcaaatttaagtacCTTAGTCTTTTTTACCTACATCCATCATACCTTAGATTTTTTGATCAATTTATTTGtaacattttaaattaaaacataggcaataaataaaaaacaataaatgttaaataataaactttgttctcttttatttaattataactGAATGAACCTAGGGcgcatgttaattttttaatgaatatactattttattttgccaggttttattttaatttaaatttcaactgTATTATTGATGTTGTTTCATTGTATGCTGATCTGGCAGAGAGACaacataatatataatattcttttttcttgctATTGTATAATGAATATTACGATATTGGATGTTGTTAAAATACGTGGGTTTATCCTTttcgttctgttttttttttattcttttccttttgtgttttctcaaatttagttaaatttgttcagtttttttccatTGGTATGGATCTCCAGACCTGAAGTCAAAATATTCAGCATATTCtcttatttatagttaatttttgtttttttattaaccttttgttttaaaatattacggtcttattaaatattcttatttttattattatccaaATTGAAAGGCATTGTggcctaagaaattatttagtcTTGGAATTGAGaacaaccaaaataaagagTTGATTGACCATCCTAGAATCTCTTTAATAAATTTGTgtcgtttttattttacttaaattaaCACTTGAATTTAATCGTATGTTTTTCACTTCTGTTTCACGTCAGAGAGAAAAGTAGGCTAATAAAgattataaaaaactaaacatttctaattattttttttttaatatttacctTACCTAAGAATTGCCTGAAAAGTTTTACAATACAGTCTtgctgaaaaaatgtagatatctaCACCAAAGGCCATTGTGACCTTTCTGTATTACTATAAACGATATGTATATTGAATAGTATATTCTTTTTGTATTATCATACTACCAACCACAATATCAATTAAATGCAATATGCTGTTAAGAATTTGCGATGAATAACTACCAAAAAATAACAGATAGGTGACCTTCCTTCGAAAAGTTCTAACCGGCTTGTgtcaactaaaaattttactaaaaccatatatgatttttttaaaatatttatattttatgtggTACTTTCAACGTAAATGACTGCTctcttacagttctttaccataAACGTGttgagtacaaaaaaaaatcaagataatcTTAATATATACATTCTAGATTAAtcttattaatttaaaaggacacttttttcaaaatctcttcTCTTGATTTCATTccgtttaaaaaagaaaatatataccTGAATAGagctttgaaaacaaatttagatttttaaagcaGTTCTCTTTGGTATcttcaattaaaatttagagttcgataatttaataatttattcagATCTTTTTTAAGTGTCCTTTGATCTTTGTTTACTTCCACCTTAGTGTGGAATCGTGTGTACTAAAATTATGTATTATTACCTAGTGAAATTaaagatcaaaacaaaattagtgTAAACGTAATTTGAGGAAGCTTGTAATATTTCCAATATGCTAGAGGGGCCAAAGGCACTTCTTAGAATGTGGTGCATTGGATGGAGTTACATTTTCCACAACATTACACATGGAAAGATTTTTGAACTGGACAGGCGTACTCATTGAAGCAGATGGACGTTTTTACAGTGACCTGAAACATGTTCATCGGAAAGCTTATGGAGTAAAAATGTGTGCAAGCCGTACACCATACCGATCCAAAACAGTTTTTAAGCCTTCACCGATTTATTTTCGTAAAGAAGTCCTTGGAAAAAACGTTACAAGTAAGTGGAAACTAAACCAATCAAATCCATTAATCTAAATTAACATCCATTCTTCATAATCCATGTGATGGCATTGACTCACCAAAAGAAATAGTTCTTTCATGTCTCTTTAATCCTTTTGTCAAATTTACTATTGAAGCTCTGAGTAGAAAATGTAAGaaaactttgaccatttttattatttctcttCATTGAAATAATTTGGACAATATTAATCCACTTTAAAAAGTTTGTCTTTTTCCTTTCTAGACTTCAGAAAGGTCCACTGCTATGGCAATTGTGTTGAAATTGAAAGAATTAacatagagaaaaaaattatgttacaGAAAAATTCGAAGTAAAACTTCTCTTTTCTAAGAATACCCGAAAATCAGTGTCTTTGTTAAGCCATGACTTTCTATAACGTCCTTACAATCTGTACCTAGCAGAATTTGCCAGACCGAGTAATTCTGGTATATGAAGTACTGCTCTCGCTTATCAGTCAGTTTGTAAGACTCAGGACCATATGGTTCCTGTACCTACCTGTAAACTACCgtattgtagtttttaccttagATATCTTCCTCGTCCTTCCCTTGAAGTTGAAGCTTTGTGCTTCAAATACTGGATGGAAAGCATCTATCCCTGAAAAAAAGGGACCTGAGTTGTTTGAAATTACCAGAACTATATCTGCCTTGTCAAACTATGTTAAGATGCAAATACCCTTGTAGAACATCCACATAATTACGAAAGAGATGtatattctaatttttagaacaTATGTCGAAATGATAATAATTAGCTATGTTTTTTACAAGGCTGGCAACATCAATTTAGTTGCTTTAGTCTTCGACTACAGAAGAAAGCTTAGAATGACCCTGGCACTTTGTTGCATTTTTAATCTACCTTTGTCgtattttttattccttaacATGGTACCTAGCCTAACATGTAGTACCTAGCACGGAAAGAATATTACAAAACTTTTCCactgattgttttcttttaaagttgttCATGGCATGACATCAAAGGGACTGAAAATATCAATATACCCCGATGGTGAGTGAATTCTTTCTATTCTAAGACCAAAAGGaagtaaatattgttttttcaacactaaaaaaacctttttaggGAGGGGCTATAGTACACTGCATCAGGATTGAATGATCAGAAGTTTACCACGGGAAGACGaatatttaagttttgcttTGAGCTAATTACATTCGGGACAGCAATTTGATTTTGcagtttgactttattttgaaatattaattatagttaatctataaaaaagaacagTCTTTTAATGTCTAGGTGAGATCTATACGCTTGGAAGAGACAAGCGTGGCTGGGATGAACGTTTAAAATAACTAAATGCATATTTAACTCGCCAAAAATGTCGAAAAAGGTCCTTTGTTCTTGGAGTAGCCAAGTAAATGTTCGATGAGTATCTTATATGAATCAATATAGCTTGAAAacatgatttttcttctattaaagtttttttagtcttgAAATAAACTAGGTAATATGAGAGGG
It includes:
- the LOC136041154 gene encoding uncharacterized protein LOC136041154 isoform X1 codes for the protein MDKNAPWLEAVLAVETYVPKRGQRHFLECGALDGVTFSTTLHMERFLNWTGVLIEADGRFYSDLKHVHRKAYGVKMCASRTPYRSKTVFKPSPIYFRKEVLGKNVTIVHGMTSKGLKISIYPDVIHPGVGHRPKNLRTKKNTVEMDLSGIIEVQCVPIYSVLLAVNMTKIDLFVLDVEGVELDI
- the LOC136041154 gene encoding uncharacterized protein LOC136041154 isoform X2, with protein sequence MDKNAPWLEAVLAVETYVPKRGQRHFLECGALDGVTFSTTLHMERFLNWTGVLIEADGRFYSDLKHVHRKAYGVKMCASRTPYRSKTVFKPSPIYFRKEVLGKNVTIIHPGVGHRPKNLRTKKNTVEMDLSGIIEVQCVPIYSVLLAVNMTKIDLFVLDVEGVELDI